The following proteins are encoded in a genomic region of Streptomyces gobiensis:
- a CDS encoding acyltransferase family protein, whose translation MPKVPGKPDNKPRDPHWDNIRYFSGTLVVIGHSLESLSELNGLRWLHIASWALRVPVFVMVAGYFSSAGPLNAREARRLIESIALPYLLIGLLHTLQLKYYYGDWKFFTADPAWAMWFLLSLLAWRVLLPYLAALRYPLLTSVGAALAVGYIAKFSATFSASRTITFLPFFLLGWKLRQGLADELLRARWSRDAALGVLALTFAAGWVFRHDVSTTWLAMREPYGDEIPVGMEWAWAVRGAVLLCGMVIGLSFIRLVPKGRIPVITYLGAGGLYIYLLHPLALRPVMINGGVDWVRSWPEQLALVLLAAVLAAALASPPVRRLTRPLVQPRLPWLFAPAPAPPTTPVPTVPRQPQRAAEAGEPERVTFVR comes from the coding sequence GTGCCGAAGGTGCCGGGAAAACCGGATAACAAGCCTCGCGATCCCCATTGGGACAACATCCGCTATTTCTCCGGCACCCTGGTGGTCATCGGGCACTCGCTGGAGTCACTGAGCGAGCTCAATGGCTTGCGCTGGCTGCATATCGCCAGCTGGGCACTGCGGGTGCCGGTTTTTGTGATGGTCGCCGGATACTTCAGCAGCGCCGGGCCGCTGAACGCCCGTGAGGCACGACGGCTCATCGAGTCGATCGCGCTGCCCTATCTCCTCATCGGGCTGCTGCACACACTCCAGCTCAAGTACTACTACGGCGACTGGAAGTTCTTCACCGCCGACCCGGCGTGGGCGATGTGGTTTCTGCTCTCCCTGCTCGCCTGGCGGGTGCTGCTGCCCTATCTGGCCGCACTGCGCTACCCCCTGCTGACATCGGTGGGCGCGGCACTGGCGGTCGGCTACATCGCCAAATTCAGCGCCACCTTCTCCGCCTCGCGCACCATCACCTTCCTCCCCTTCTTCCTGCTCGGCTGGAAGCTGCGGCAGGGCCTCGCCGATGAGCTGCTGCGCGCCCGCTGGAGCCGGGACGCCGCCCTGGGCGTGCTGGCGCTGACGTTCGCCGCGGGCTGGGTGTTCCGGCATGACGTCAGTACGACCTGGCTGGCGATGCGGGAGCCCTACGGGGACGAGATTCCGGTCGGCATGGAGTGGGCCTGGGCGGTACGGGGGGCCGTGCTGCTGTGCGGCATGGTCATCGGGCTGAGCTTCATCCGGCTTGTCCCCAAGGGCCGTATCCCGGTGATCACATACCTGGGCGCCGGGGGCCTGTACATCTACCTCCTTCACCCGCTCGCCCTGCGGCCCGTCATGATCAACGGCGGCGTCGACTGGGTGCGCTCCTGGCCCGAGCAGCTCGCCCTGGTCCTGCTCGCGGCGGTGCTGGCGGCGGCGCTGGCCTCACCTCCGGTACGCAGACTGACCCGGCCGCTGGTACAGCCCCGGCTGCCCTGGCTCTTCGC
- a CDS encoding SurA N-terminal domain-containing protein, with amino-acid sequence MHRRRSALSVSATAALLIAAPLVTGCGSDARPGAAAIVEGERITVSQVQARAEAVRDAQRADPQSTQLIQRTGPLSRYTLSNMIREKVVERAAKDEGVKVTRRDLQQFRADQESAAHGAEALRTRMLQERAVAPGQIEDTLRMDLLVLEVAKALGVNLSSPQAGEVMDKKFTETAESMGIEISPRFGAWSNDQVSLTGSEEPWLKPAPQPDEPT; translated from the coding sequence ATGCACCGCCGTAGGTCCGCGCTCTCCGTCTCCGCCACAGCCGCGCTGCTTATCGCCGCGCCGCTGGTCACGGGCTGTGGCAGCGACGCCCGCCCGGGTGCGGCGGCCATCGTCGAGGGGGAGCGGATCACCGTGTCGCAGGTGCAGGCGCGGGCCGAAGCGGTACGGGACGCACAGCGCGCCGACCCGCAGAGCACCCAGCTCATCCAGCGGACCGGCCCGCTGTCGCGGTACACCCTCAGCAATATGATCCGTGAGAAGGTGGTGGAGCGCGCCGCCAAGGACGAGGGCGTCAAGGTGACCCGGCGCGATCTCCAGCAGTTCCGGGCGGACCAGGAAAGCGCGGCGCACGGTGCGGAAGCACTGCGCACCCGAATGCTGCAGGAACGGGCCGTCGCCCCCGGGCAGATCGAGGACACGCTGCGGATGGATCTGCTGGTGCTGGAGGTGGCGAAGGCCCTCGGCGTCAACCTGAGCAGCCCCCAGGCGGGGGAAGTGATGGACAAGAAATTCACCGAGACCGCCGAGAGCATGGGAATCGAGATCAGCCCGCGCTTCGGCGCCTGGAGCAATGATCAGGTGTCCCTGACCGGCTCGGAAGAGCCATGGCTGAAGCCCGCGCCACAGCCGGACGAGCCCACCTGA
- a CDS encoding acyltransferase: MQIPEQSAPSSQPGSSQLRSSQPAEGKPAAARREHRYDIDLMRLICSCAVMLGHVGATFISAVDRQEANGPGAYWVGHIADSANEFAVPMYFAMAGWAVLVGAPPRDSGQIWQRIVRNGLPLFIWTGAYLSLAWMRSRNEEPITELAVDSLFGSVRPAYHLWFMYAYIPIIAVLAFAMLVKAGKRPWRLGLALLATATAPSVLTTFGELTGWDTPSFGWGFGTYSLVYAVGGALLFALPTGVPHRHRWLLLPVLLAAFAGCLWYNTQVQYVIPNAHLFVAALTLCVLLLVSRVRIPVRLRPVLSKLAGAALGAYMVHVFFVEELVRPMVSASRGGLVSGVLLIGLLLATVTLSYAASLLWGQLRLRRFLG; the protein is encoded by the coding sequence GTGCAAATACCGGAACAGAGCGCTCCATCATCACAGCCCGGGTCATCACAGCTCAGGTCATCACAGCCCGCAGAAGGGAAACCGGCGGCCGCGCGCCGGGAGCATCGCTATGACATTGATCTTATGCGGCTGATCTGCTCCTGCGCGGTGATGCTGGGGCATGTCGGCGCGACCTTCATCAGCGCCGTCGACCGGCAGGAGGCCAATGGGCCGGGCGCCTACTGGGTGGGCCACATAGCCGACTCGGCCAATGAGTTCGCGGTGCCGATGTATTTCGCCATGGCGGGCTGGGCGGTGCTGGTGGGTGCGCCGCCACGCGACAGCGGGCAGATCTGGCAGCGCATCGTCCGTAATGGACTGCCGCTGTTCATCTGGACCGGTGCCTATCTCAGCCTGGCCTGGATGCGCAGCCGCAATGAGGAGCCCATCACCGAGCTGGCCGTGGACTCCCTCTTCGGCTCGGTACGGCCCGCGTACCACCTGTGGTTTATGTACGCGTACATCCCCATTATCGCGGTGCTGGCCTTCGCCATGCTGGTCAAAGCGGGCAAACGGCCCTGGAGGCTTGGTCTGGCGCTGCTGGCGACCGCGACCGCGCCCAGCGTGCTGACCACCTTCGGTGAGCTGACCGGCTGGGACACCCCCAGTTTCGGCTGGGGCTTCGGCACCTACTCCCTGGTCTACGCGGTCGGCGGTGCGCTGCTGTTCGCCCTGCCGACGGGGGTGCCGCACCGGCACCGCTGGCTGCTGCTGCCGGTGCTGCTGGCCGCCTTCGCCGGGTGCCTCTGGTACAACACCCAGGTTCAGTACGTCATCCCGAACGCCCATCTGTTTGTCGCCGCGCTGACGCTGTGTGTGCTGCTGCTGGTCAGCCGGGTACGGATCCCGGTGCGGTTGCGGCCGGTGCTCAGCAAGCTGGCCGGGGCCGCGCTGGGCGCCTATATGGTGCACGTCTTCTTCGTCGAGGAGCTGGTGCGCCCGATGGTCTCGGCCAGCCGGGGCGGGCTGGTGTCGGGGGTGCTGCTGATCGGACTGCTGCTGGCCACCGTCACCCTGTCGTACGCCGCGAGCCTGCTCTGGGGTCAGCTGCGGCTCCGGCGCTTCCTGGGCTAG
- a CDS encoding alpha-2,8-polysialyltransferase family protein — translation MRTQIFEVSTLYGAATLAAALDAGQFGPGAESHRVLLVSNNAATPETASQLTDMAGWSRIAARFDTVVDWNHTIRPHHPSGWTPAANDSPLWQRMFRSSWGLGDGPVDLVVESVHVSPAKALCAIFADASVHVYADGLMSYGPTREKLPLATACRIQRLLHLDLVPGLRPLLLSEYGVPGELVPSDTFRAVLDEIAHGDELELEHEPTAVILGQYLAAINILTVDEEEALHERMLRGAAAAGHRSVLFKPHPTAPARYSKVLDKAAADAGVQLTVLDRPMLAETVFERLCPQLVVGCFSTAMLTAAACYGVPIARVGTEPLLDRLAPYQNSNRVPLTIVDALVPTVESGGEVVTERADTAERIAPLVRTVGYCMQSDRYPELRTEAASWLAEHLNDDTLRYFKRRRLTSLQLPGGFATGLVRRLPGTGAALRAARKVKGKLRPADG, via the coding sequence ATGCGTACACAGATCTTCGAGGTCTCCACGCTGTACGGTGCGGCGACGCTCGCCGCCGCACTGGACGCCGGGCAGTTCGGGCCCGGCGCGGAGTCCCACCGCGTACTGCTGGTCTCCAACAACGCGGCCACCCCGGAGACCGCGAGTCAGCTGACGGATATGGCCGGTTGGAGCCGTATCGCCGCCCGCTTTGACACGGTCGTCGACTGGAACCACACCATCCGCCCGCATCACCCCAGCGGCTGGACACCGGCCGCCAATGACTCCCCGCTGTGGCAGCGGATGTTCCGCTCCTCCTGGGGTCTGGGCGACGGGCCGGTCGACCTCGTTGTGGAGTCCGTACACGTCAGCCCGGCCAAGGCGCTGTGCGCGATCTTCGCCGATGCCTCGGTGCATGTGTACGCCGATGGGCTGATGAGCTATGGGCCGACGCGGGAGAAGCTGCCGCTGGCCACGGCCTGCCGCATCCAGCGGCTGCTGCACCTCGACCTGGTGCCGGGGCTGCGGCCGTTGCTGCTCTCGGAGTACGGGGTGCCGGGCGAGCTGGTGCCGAGCGACACGTTCCGCGCGGTGCTGGATGAGATCGCCCACGGCGATGAACTGGAGCTCGAGCATGAGCCCACCGCGGTGATCCTCGGCCAGTATCTGGCCGCGATCAACATCCTGACCGTGGACGAGGAAGAGGCGCTGCATGAGCGGATGCTGCGTGGCGCGGCGGCGGCCGGTCACCGTTCGGTGCTGTTCAAGCCGCATCCGACGGCACCCGCCCGCTATTCGAAGGTGCTCGACAAGGCCGCCGCGGACGCGGGCGTCCAGCTCACCGTGCTGGACCGGCCGATGCTCGCCGAAACCGTCTTCGAACGGCTGTGCCCCCAGCTGGTGGTGGGCTGCTTCTCCACCGCGATGCTGACGGCCGCCGCCTGCTACGGCGTGCCCATCGCCCGGGTCGGCACCGAGCCGCTGCTGGACCGGCTCGCCCCGTACCAGAACAGCAACCGGGTGCCGCTGACCATCGTCGACGCCCTGGTGCCCACCGTGGAGTCCGGCGGCGAGGTCGTCACCGAGCGGGCGGACACAGCCGAGCGGATCGCCCCACTCGTACGGACGGTGGGCTACTGCATGCAGTCGGACCGCTATCCGGAACTCCGTACGGAGGCAGCGTCCTGGCTGGCCGAGCACCTGAACGACGACACTCTCCGCTACTTCAAACGCCGCCGTCTCACGTCCCTCCAACTCCCCGGCGGCTTCGCGACCGGTCTGGTCCGCCGCCTCCCGGGCACGGGGGCGGCACTGCGAGCGGCCCGCAAGGTGAAGGGCAAGCTGAGGCCAGCCGACGGCTAG
- a CDS encoding glycosyltransferase family 2 protein, with amino-acid sequence MPKLSVIVPCHNVQEFVPDTVRSLAANAGPGTEFILVDDCSTDATGEILDRAVRDLPRARVIRHDTNQGIAQARNTGIEAARGDYLTFLDGDDWYAPGYLAELLTAIEELGCDFVRTDHVQSTGTERTVRRAPARKRDAVLDTRDGIAPAEMETMVDYPFVWAGIYRRGLFDGFDGFDGLDGCDGAAMRFHKNLRTAEDRVFIWQLHLRARTFASVGLLGVFYRRGVTTSLTQIRDARQLDFIPAHDLILEEVAADREAERFLPKIVRTYCAMIAFHAAASADRYGPATARQLKRESGAALRRMPAHVLEKTLASMDQERQKVLRRLLGGARKAA; translated from the coding sequence GTGCCAAAGCTTTCTGTCATCGTCCCCTGCCACAATGTTCAGGAGTTCGTCCCGGACACCGTGCGCAGCCTCGCCGCCAACGCCGGGCCGGGGACGGAATTCATCCTGGTCGACGACTGCTCGACGGACGCGACGGGGGAAATCCTCGACCGCGCGGTACGGGACCTGCCACGGGCCAGAGTGATCCGGCATGACACAAACCAGGGCATCGCCCAGGCCCGTAATACGGGTATCGAGGCGGCGCGGGGCGACTACCTCACCTTCCTCGACGGCGACGACTGGTACGCACCGGGCTATCTGGCCGAGCTCCTGACCGCCATCGAGGAGCTGGGCTGCGACTTCGTACGCACCGACCATGTGCAGTCCACCGGCACCGAACGCACGGTGCGGCGCGCCCCCGCGCGCAAGCGGGACGCGGTGCTGGACACCCGGGACGGCATCGCCCCGGCCGAGATGGAGACCATGGTCGACTACCCCTTCGTCTGGGCGGGGATCTACCGCCGTGGCCTCTTCGACGGGTTTGACGGGTTTGACGGGCTTGACGGGTGCGACGGCGCGGCCATGCGCTTTCACAAGAACCTACGGACCGCCGAGGACCGGGTGTTCATCTGGCAGCTCCATCTACGGGCGCGCACCTTCGCCTCGGTCGGGCTGCTCGGGGTGTTCTACCGGCGCGGTGTCACCACCTCGCTGACCCAGATCCGGGACGCCCGGCAGCTCGACTTCATCCCGGCGCACGATCTCATCCTGGAAGAGGTCGCCGCCGACCGGGAGGCGGAACGGTTCCTCCCCAAGATCGTACGGACCTACTGCGCCATGATCGCGTTCCACGCGGCGGCCAGCGCGGACCGCTATGGGCCCGCCACAGCACGGCAGTTGAAGCGGGAATCGGGGGCAGCGTTGCGCCGGATGCCCGCACATGTGCTGGAGAAGACCTTGGCGAGCATGGACCAGGAGCGGCAGAAAGTGCTCCGGCGGCTGCTCGGCGGGGCACGGAAGGCGGCCTGA
- a CDS encoding serine/threonine-protein kinase, whose protein sequence is MIGRLIAGRYELTEPLGKGAMGQVWGGHDRGLGGRQIAVKLMNSGQMASLSGSADPEELRERFERECRVTAQIDHPGLVTVYDAGRDIDELFLVMQRVEGSDLSDHLAERDPYPWPWAVAVAAQLCSALVAVHAVRIVHRDLKPGNVIVRPDGRVVILDLGIAAVGSACDTTRLTRTGALIGTPVYMAPEQAMGGTPVGPGADLYALGVLLYELLTGQVPFAAPEASGLLYKKLHELPVPVRQIRPEAPEPLAALVWRLLDKEPSARPADAHEAYAALAPLLLRPGQHGPPLPMDPTRPFAEPMAPWPVRRTPTATPPPGFGPPPVTDLSDTLEEVRQLLAGGYYTQVAELLGRALPAAAAEHGEGSPVVRTLRKQYAATLVDIGQYALALPEISRLIQEFTAERGPHDPVVVQLLQDEALCRHRISHA, encoded by the coding sequence GTGATCGGACGGCTGATCGCGGGCCGGTACGAGCTGACCGAGCCCCTGGGTAAAGGCGCCATGGGCCAGGTGTGGGGCGGTCATGACCGTGGACTCGGCGGTCGCCAGATCGCCGTGAAGCTGATGAACTCCGGCCAGATGGCATCCCTCTCCGGCAGCGCGGACCCCGAGGAACTGCGGGAGAGGTTCGAGCGCGAGTGCCGGGTCACCGCCCAGATCGACCATCCGGGCCTGGTCACGGTCTATGACGCGGGCCGGGACATCGATGAGCTGTTTCTGGTGATGCAGCGGGTCGAGGGCAGCGATCTGAGCGACCATCTCGCGGAACGCGATCCCTACCCCTGGCCATGGGCGGTCGCCGTGGCCGCACAGCTGTGCTCGGCGCTCGTCGCGGTGCATGCCGTGCGGATCGTTCACCGTGACCTCAAGCCCGGCAACGTCATCGTGCGGCCCGACGGCCGGGTGGTCATCCTCGACCTCGGGATCGCCGCCGTCGGCTCCGCCTGCGACACCACGCGGCTCACCCGTACCGGCGCCCTCATCGGCACCCCTGTCTACATGGCGCCGGAGCAGGCCATGGGCGGCACCCCGGTCGGTCCGGGCGCCGATCTCTACGCGCTCGGGGTGCTGCTGTACGAACTGCTCACCGGGCAGGTGCCGTTCGCGGCACCGGAGGCCTCCGGGCTGCTCTACAAGAAGCTCCATGAACTTCCGGTGCCCGTACGGCAGATACGCCCGGAGGCGCCCGAGCCGCTTGCCGCCCTGGTGTGGCGGCTGCTGGACAAGGAGCCCTCGGCCCGGCCCGCCGACGCCCATGAGGCGTACGCCGCCCTGGCGCCCCTGCTGCTCAGGCCGGGCCAGCACGGCCCGCCGCTGCCGATGGACCCCACCCGGCCGTTCGCTGAACCGATGGCGCCCTGGCCGGTGCGCCGGACCCCCACCGCCACCCCGCCACCCGGCTTCGGCCCACCGCCGGTCACCGATCTGTCGGACACCCTGGAGGAGGTGCGGCAGCTGCTCGCCGGTGGCTACTACACCCAGGTCGCCGAGCTGCTGGGCCGCGCCCTCCCAGCCGCCGCCGCCGAGCACGGCGAGGGCTCACCGGTGGTCCGTACGCTCCGCAAGCAGTACGCGGCGACGCTGGTCGACATAGGCCAGTACGCCCTGGCGCTGCCCGAGATCAGCCGCCTCATCCAGGAGTTCACCGCCGAACGGGGACCGCACGACCCGGTGGTGGTGCAGCTGCTCCAGGACGAGGCGCTATGCCGCCACCGCATCAGTCACGCGTAA
- a CDS encoding N-6 DNA methylase — protein MSDSTPEVNAAGIARLAGVGRAAVSNWRRRYPHFPKPVGGTETSPAFSLPEVESWLREQGKLAEVPLRERVWQQLESDPEGTPAALARAGEQLLRHAAEPQTGPLAELAGELGAEAAYAFLLNRYFDANPRQFTLTPPETAALMAALAGPADSVLDPACGSGELLAAAGAGGGEPADVHGQELDPVLARLAALRLTLRGAADHAAVHIRTEDALRTGPGAGPAVDVVLCHPPFNERNWGYDELAYDPRWEYGLPARTESELAWVQHALAWLRPGGTAVLLMPPAAASRRTGRRIRAALLRRGTLRAVIALPAGAAPPHSLPLHLWVLRKPDGTAPPDPRLLVVDTSTRYQAEGREPLPWPELQHTVLTAWRSFDQDGTAPEEPGVSGALAVIDLLDDDVDLAPARHLPPAAGQGGADALTETRDELDRTLRRTLDLAPSAAAPARTPAAPRWSVTTIGELARGGALEVRAGGADAEPAVTQVGDVVLPALGRGAAYVVTPERAGETLGKPLYLLRPDPGALNPWFMAGFLRSTANTRQASSYASTASRLDVRRLQLPRLPLTEQRRYGEHFRQLAAFEAALRLAGELGERLTQGMYDGLSDGTVTPG, from the coding sequence GTGTCGGACAGCACGCCAGAGGTGAACGCGGCCGGGATCGCCCGGCTCGCCGGTGTCGGCAGGGCGGCCGTCAGCAACTGGCGCCGCCGCTATCCGCACTTCCCCAAACCCGTCGGAGGCACCGAGACCAGCCCGGCCTTCTCCCTCCCCGAGGTGGAGAGCTGGCTCCGTGAGCAGGGCAAGCTCGCCGAGGTGCCGCTGCGGGAACGGGTTTGGCAGCAGTTGGAGTCCGACCCCGAGGGCACCCCCGCCGCCCTCGCCCGGGCCGGTGAGCAGTTGCTGCGGCACGCCGCCGAGCCACAGACCGGCCCGCTCGCCGAACTCGCCGGTGAACTGGGCGCCGAGGCCGCGTACGCCTTTCTGCTGAACCGGTACTTCGACGCCAACCCCCGGCAGTTCACCCTCACCCCGCCCGAGACCGCCGCGCTGATGGCCGCCCTGGCCGGCCCCGCTGACTCCGTCCTCGACCCCGCCTGCGGATCCGGGGAGCTGCTGGCCGCCGCCGGGGCGGGAGGCGGTGAACCCGCGGACGTACACGGCCAGGAGCTCGACCCCGTACTCGCCCGGCTCGCCGCCCTCCGGCTCACCCTGCGCGGCGCCGCCGACCACGCGGCCGTCCACATCCGTACCGAGGACGCCCTGCGCACCGGCCCCGGAGCCGGCCCAGCGGTCGACGTGGTGCTCTGCCATCCACCGTTCAACGAGCGCAACTGGGGCTATGACGAGCTGGCCTACGACCCACGCTGGGAGTATGGGCTGCCCGCCCGTACCGAGTCCGAACTGGCCTGGGTCCAGCACGCCCTCGCCTGGCTGCGCCCCGGGGGCACCGCCGTACTGCTGATGCCGCCCGCCGCCGCCTCCCGCCGCACCGGCCGCCGTATCCGTGCCGCGCTGCTGCGCCGGGGCACGCTGCGCGCGGTCATCGCGCTGCCCGCGGGCGCGGCCCCGCCGCACAGTCTGCCGCTGCATCTCTGGGTGCTGCGCAAGCCCGACGGCACCGCCCCGCCCGATCCCCGGCTGCTGGTCGTCGATACCAGTACCCGGTATCAGGCCGAGGGCCGGGAGCCGCTGCCCTGGCCTGAGCTTCAGCACACCGTGCTGACCGCCTGGCGGTCCTTCGACCAGGACGGCACCGCGCCCGAAGAACCCGGCGTCAGTGGCGCGTTGGCCGTCATCGATCTGCTCGACGACGACGTTGACCTCGCCCCCGCCCGCCATCTCCCGCCAGCCGCCGGTCAGGGCGGGGCCGACGCACTGACCGAGACACGCGATGAGCTCGACCGCACCCTGCGCCGCACGCTCGACCTCGCCCCGTCGGCCGCCGCTCCGGCGCGGACCCCCGCCGCCCCGCGCTGGTCGGTCACCACCATCGGTGAACTGGCCCGCGGTGGCGCCCTGGAGGTGCGGGCGGGCGGAGCGGACGCGGAGCCCGCGGTGACCCAGGTGGGCGATGTGGTGCTCCCGGCGCTGGGCCGGGGCGCCGCGTATGTGGTAACGCCGGAACGGGCCGGGGAGACGCTGGGCAAGCCGCTCTATCTGCTCCGTCCCGATCCCGGGGCGCTCAACCCCTGGTTCATGGCGGGCTTTCTGCGCTCTACCGCCAACACCCGCCAGGCCAGCAGCTATGCCTCCACCGCCTCCCGACTCGACGTCCGGCGGCTCCAGTTGCCCCGGCTGCCGCTCACCGAGCAGCGGCGGTACGGGGAGCACTTCCGTCAGCTGGCCGCCTTCGAAGCGGCGCTGCGGCTCGCCGGTGAACTGGGGGAGCGGCTGACCCAGGGGATGTACGACGGGCTCAGCGACGGGACCGTGACACCCGGCTGA
- a CDS encoding DUF4352 domain-containing protein: MPALHIARKRTLAAATAAIAVLAIGGLAACSPEEPTKEKSSGDSTEKKEEGKGPDKDEKSGALAAGETASYKSGLKITISKATTYTPSEYAVGHTDGNKAYKVTVTLENTGEKNIDANLITTTARAGEEGVEAEQIYDDTVGSGFDGKVLPGKKATATLAYDAPASAKNLDLEVDLLDFTTEPAHWTLTL, from the coding sequence ATGCCCGCTCTGCACATTGCCCGCAAGCGCACCCTCGCCGCCGCCACGGCGGCCATCGCCGTACTCGCCATCGGCGGACTGGCCGCCTGCTCACCGGAGGAGCCCACCAAGGAGAAGAGCTCCGGTGACTCCACGGAAAAGAAGGAAGAGGGCAAGGGCCCGGACAAGGACGAGAAGAGCGGCGCGCTCGCGGCGGGTGAGACCGCCAGCTATAAGAGCGGTCTGAAGATCACCATCTCCAAGGCCACCACCTACACGCCCAGCGAATACGCCGTCGGCCACACCGACGGCAACAAGGCGTACAAGGTCACCGTCACACTGGAGAACACCGGCGAGAAGAACATCGACGCCAACCTGATCACCACCACCGCCCGCGCGGGCGAGGAGGGCGTCGAGGCCGAGCAGATCTACGACGACACCGTCGGCTCAGGCTTCGACGGGAAGGTGCTCCCCGGCAAGAAGGCCACCGCGACGCTGGCCTACGACGCACCGGCGAGCGCCAAGAACCTGGACCTTGAGGTCGACCTGCTCGACTTCACCACCGAGCCCGCCCACTGGACCCTCACCCTCTGA